A genome region from Rhizobacter sp. includes the following:
- a CDS encoding nucleotidyltransferase domain-containing protein has product MNNEALISAHPIDPVMRVQILECLQRLEVDHDVKVLFACESGSRGWGFASPDSDYDVRFIYVNRLSWYLTVESGRDVIEQPISGDLDVNGWDLRKTLLLLRQSNPTLLEWLRSPIVYREEADTVARLRSLAEDGFSAVRGYHHYVSMAKKNFREHLRGEEVRYKKYLYVLRPLLAARWIRDGRGVPPMRFAALAEATLDDRVLLDEINRLLEVKMRAGEAATSPRWVGIHDLIESELAAAGAQMVADASRPETSMLDAFLYETVQKNEREKNGTD; this is encoded by the coding sequence ATGAACAACGAAGCACTGATCAGCGCGCACCCGATCGACCCGGTGATGCGGGTGCAGATCCTCGAGTGCCTGCAGCGACTCGAGGTCGACCACGACGTGAAGGTTCTGTTCGCCTGCGAATCCGGAAGTCGCGGTTGGGGATTTGCCTCCCCGGACAGCGACTACGACGTGCGCTTCATCTACGTGAACCGCCTGTCGTGGTACCTGACAGTGGAGTCGGGCCGCGACGTGATCGAGCAGCCGATCAGCGGCGACCTGGACGTAAACGGCTGGGACCTGCGCAAGACGCTGCTGCTTCTGCGTCAGTCGAATCCGACGCTGCTGGAGTGGCTGCGTTCGCCGATCGTCTATCGCGAAGAGGCCGACACGGTGGCGCGCCTGCGTTCGCTGGCGGAAGACGGCTTCTCGGCCGTGCGTGGCTACCACCACTACGTGTCGATGGCGAAGAAGAACTTCCGCGAGCACCTGCGCGGGGAAGAGGTTCGCTACAAGAAGTACCTCTACGTGCTGCGCCCGCTGTTGGCGGCTCGGTGGATTCGCGACGGGCGAGGTGTGCCGCCGATGCGCTTTGCTGCATTGGCGGAGGCCACGCTCGACGATCGTGTGCTGCTCGACGAGATCAACCGACTGCTCGAAGTGAAGATGCGTGCCGGTGAAGCCGCGACGAGTCCGCGATGGGTGGGCATCCACGACCTTATCGAGAGCGAGCTCGCGGCTGCTGGCGCACAGATGGTCGCAGATGCGTCTCGACCGGAGACCTCGATGCTTGACGCGTTTCTGTACGAGACGGTCCAGAAGAATGAACGAGAGAAGAATGGAACTGATTGA
- a CDS encoding RtcB family protein → MEQNYNTEQPDGGVPIKMWTRGVPVEDEAKQQLANAARLPIVFKHIAAMPDVHLGIGATVGSVIPTLRAIIPAAVGVDIGCGMMACKTTLHANDLPDNLAPLRAAIERAVPHGSSPRNRGRDQGSWENPPDAVDQVWATLVDEFDSLCELHPRLKNTNNRKHLGTLGTGNHFIEVCLDEDGFVWFMLHSGSRGVGNAIGTHFIELAKKDAELHQRNLPDQDLAYFEEGAQYFGDYVRGVGWAQKFAARNREVMMTNLIATVRKVISKPFESHVEAVNCHHNYVQQERHFGEDVFVTRKGAVSAKRGQLGIIPGSMGARSYIVRGLGNAESFESCSHGAGRVMSRTKAKKLFTVDDQIKATEGVECRKDKDVIDEIPMAYKDIDAVMEAQKDLVEVVHTLKQVVCVKG, encoded by the coding sequence ATGGAACAGAACTACAACACCGAGCAGCCCGATGGCGGCGTGCCCATCAAGATGTGGACGCGCGGCGTGCCTGTGGAAGACGAAGCGAAGCAGCAGCTCGCCAATGCGGCGCGCCTGCCCATCGTGTTCAAGCACATCGCCGCGATGCCTGATGTCCACCTGGGCATCGGTGCGACTGTCGGTTCAGTGATCCCGACCTTGCGCGCGATCATCCCGGCCGCCGTCGGTGTTGACATCGGCTGCGGCATGATGGCCTGCAAGACGACGCTGCATGCGAACGACCTGCCCGACAACCTGGCGCCGCTGCGTGCCGCGATCGAGCGTGCCGTGCCGCACGGCTCGTCGCCGCGCAACCGTGGTCGCGACCAAGGCAGCTGGGAGAACCCGCCCGATGCGGTGGACCAGGTCTGGGCGACGCTGGTGGACGAGTTCGATTCGCTGTGCGAATTGCACCCGCGTCTCAAGAACACGAACAACCGCAAGCACCTGGGTACGCTGGGCACCGGCAACCACTTCATCGAGGTCTGCCTCGACGAGGACGGCTTCGTGTGGTTCATGCTGCACTCGGGTTCGCGTGGCGTGGGCAACGCGATCGGCACCCACTTCATCGAACTGGCGAAGAAGGATGCCGAACTGCACCAGCGCAACCTGCCGGACCAGGACCTGGCGTACTTCGAGGAAGGCGCGCAGTACTTCGGCGACTACGTGCGCGGCGTGGGCTGGGCGCAGAAGTTCGCGGCGCGCAACCGCGAGGTGATGATGACCAACCTGATCGCGACGGTTCGCAAGGTCATCAGCAAGCCGTTCGAGTCGCATGTCGAGGCGGTCAACTGCCACCACAACTACGTGCAGCAGGAGCGCCACTTCGGCGAGGATGTGTTCGTGACCCGCAAGGGTGCGGTGAGTGCGAAGCGCGGTCAGCTGGGCATCATTCCCGGCAGCATGGGCGCGCGCAGCTACATCGTGCGCGGCCTGGGCAACGCCGAGAGCTTCGAGAGCTGCAGCCACGGTGCCGGTCGCGTGATGAGCCGTACGAAGGCGAAGAAGCTGTTCACGGTCGACGACCAGATCAAGGCGACCGAAGGCGTCGAGTGCCGCAAGGACAAGGACGTCATCGACGAGATCCCGATGGCCTACAAGGACATCGATGCGGTGATGGAAGCGCAGAAGGACTTGGTGGAAGTCGTCCACACCTTGAAGCAGGTGGTGTGTGTGAAGGGGTGA